GAACGGATTCCTTCTTGGATTGATCCCATAAAATTCGGTTTATTCACGGTTGAAAGCAAAAACGACCATTTAAATGATATTATAAACGATGGTTGTTTTTTAAAGGGGAATGCTGATAAAGCATTCCCCCTTATTTTTACTTAGCTATTGACCCCAAAATGTATTTTATGGTAAAGTAAAACATAATAACATACGGAATTCAGTAAGCTATGCCCCCCAATCCCCCCCCAAAAAAAATAATGGTGATCATGCCAGACGGCAAGGTGATCAAACCTGCCGGCCGGCAGATAATGGTGATTATGCCCGATGGCCGGATGATGGAGCCATCCATCGTCATGACCATTGACGACCTGCGGGACAAGCAGAAGACCGTGTTCCGGATGTTCGGGGGCAGCCCCCAGATGATAATGAGCGCCAAGGAAGCTTTGATGGTAGACATCTCCGAGGTCCTCAAGGAGACTTTCGGTGACAAGCTGGAGGTGATGGGACAATACAAGACCGACATCCTGGTCTACTACGCCCCCAACGCCTTTTCCGGGGACAAACAACGGGCTATCACCGTGGCCAACCAGGTCTACGCCGACCGGCTGAAGCAACTGGAAGTGGAGCGGCGGGAGCACATGGCGGCCATTACCCGGTTAAAGACCCTGTACGAAAATGAAAAGGGAAAATCGGTGCAGTTCGCCGCCATGGCCAACCAGTTCCGGCTGCAGACCATGTCGGACAATGAGAAGGAACAATTAGTGACCCGGGCCCGCAGCGAAGCCCTGGAGATGGTGGAGGAGGCGGTCAAGTCCATCGAGGCCGAGAAGGCCGACCTGGAGCGCACCCTGGAACAGCTGGCGCTGCAGCTTTCCGACACCATCACCATCGCCCAGCACTCCGAAGAGATGGAACGCCTGAAGCAGGAATACGGCGAGGTCAACAAACGGGCCATGCTGGTGCGTCCAGCCGCTGATCTTGACGATTTGTCGCTGGAACAGCAGCAGGAATACTCCCGGCACCTTCCCAAGCTGTGCGATCAGCAAGGCAACGAAAGGCTGTTTGATCTGGCCCAGGTACTCAAATTAAAGGGGGAGGAGCAGGGCTTAAGCGAAGGGAGCCATGTGCTGGTGCGCTACCAGCCGGGCGACGAGGTAAAATTCTTCATCGGCCGCCTGTTCTTCAACGACACCAAGGACTATGTCTGCCTGGGGCAGGGGTTCGAGATCACCTCCAGCGTCTACAAAGGCCAGGCCAAGGGCGAGATTCCAAGCGATGAGGAAGTGCTGGGGATCATCGGCAAGAATCCGCTTCACGTCCAGATCTACTTAGAAGCGGTCAGGAACTCCTCCATCCAGACGGTGCAGTTCTGGCTGCACGACCTTAGGGCCGGCCAGCTGCTGGAGATCCAGTCCATAGACCAGGCTATCGGAGACCTGCAGGAATCGCAGATGCACATCGCCCACCAGCGGACCTACGAGCAGGGGCCGGCCGAAGAAGAATGCCGGGCCGAGGAGTCCATCTTAGAACAGCAGGCCGAGGTAGACGAGGAGCTACAGGCCATCAAGCGCCTGATAGTGGGGCCCCTGGCCTCCAAATACGTGCCCGACGAGATGGAATGGCGCAAAAAAATGTCGCTGGCCCGGGATAAGCTTCAGAAGGAGATGGCCCAGCGGGAACTAAAAAAGCTCAGGGGGAAAAAACAGAAAGAGGTCCAGGCCATCTACGAAAGGGTCAGCCGGCTTTTATTTGACGAGGAAATGGTGGGTAAGGCCAATGTCAACCTAAAAAAATATCCGCCCCAGATGATAGCCCTGCGGGAAAAGATTAGCGACCGGATGGGGGAGCGGATCAAGCACGATGCCGGGCTGCTGAAAAAACTGCTGGCAGACATTGAATAGGGTTTGGGTTTGCGCAGCACCCTGCCTTCGTCACCTCAGGAACTCACCCAACCCTCTCCTAAAGTTCGGCCTACGTAGCAGGCAGCACTAATAAATGCTACTACGGCATCGGCAAGGTTTAAACAACCCTTGGCGGGTCAGTAGTGGGTAAATATGAAAAAGCAATTAACCATGACCGAAAGATTAAGCATAAGCGGCTGGTGGCTTTTAGCCGCCGTTTTTTTTATTTTCTCCACGGCCCGGGCCGGGGTGGTCATCAACGAGTTTTGCTATTACTTGGACCCGGCCGGCGACACCGGCAAGGAATGGGTAGAACTCTATAATCCCGATTCCATCGCCCAGGGTTTATCGGGCTATGATATTTACCCCGGCCGCTCGCCCCATTACATAATTCCCCAGGGCTTTGTGCTGCCGGGAAGATCTTTCGCGGTCTTGTATCTCCGGCTGGCCGGCGTCAATACCGTCTCAGATCTCTACGAAGGGACCGCGCCCACCGGCAACATGCCCAACGTCAAGGGGTCGCTGGCAATATTTTCCGATTCCACCCGGGACAGCATCATCGATTTTGTGCAATATGGAGCGGCTGGGCAGACCTACGAAGCCACTGCGGGCAATGCCGGGATTTGGACCCGGGGGAATTTTGTGGATACTGTTACCTGCACCTGGTCGCTGGGCCTAGGCAGCGACGGAGTGGATAACGACACTTCCGCCGACTGGTCAAAATTTGCAAAGCCTACGCCGGGATACACCAACAGCCCGCAAGCTTACGATATCGCCCTGTCAACGCCATTCACCACGCCGCTGGAGATTACGGCGGGAAACACTTTTACCGTTTCGGCGTTGGTGAAGAACCAGGGAACCAATACCGCCCGGAATGTCTCACTTACCTTTTACCAGGATGCCAACGGCGATTCAATTTGCCAGTCCGGGGAAACGGTTTTTCATCGGGAGCAATGGGATTCTTTAAGCAGCGAAAGGGTTTGCAGTTTTACCCATAATGCTCAGGCCGAGGGTGCTTATCAACTGATGGCCATGGTCCTTAGCGACAGCGAAAGCGTTTTGGAGAACAACCATCAGCTCTTTTCATACCTGGCCGGCAGTCCTCTGGTAATCAACGAAATCATGTACGATCCCTATGCCGGGATGCCGGAGTGGGTGGAGCTTTACAACCGTTCCGGCAGTGCCATTGACGTTTGGAACTGGACCTTGGAAGATGCCACGGTTTCGCCCCAGAACATTACCACCGTCCATCAAACCGTTTTTCCGGGCGCGTTTTTGCTGCTGGCTCAGGATACCATATATCTGGGCGGAACTTGTCCCAGGATTAAAGTCAATGGCTGGCCTTCGCTGAACAACGATGCCGACATCGTCTGTCTGCGGGATCAAAGGGGCGCGGCGGTGGACCGGGTGCAGTACCAGTCTTCCTGGGGCGGCGGGGACGGCAAGTCGCTGGAAAGGATCAATCCCTTTTTGCTGAGCCAGGATGCGGCCGGTTGGGACGGATGCGTGGTTTCAAGCGGTTCCACTCCCGGCGCCCAAAACAGCATCTATATTGAAAAACTGGAATCCTCGGCTAACTTAAGCATTTCTCCCAATCCCTTCTCCCCGGACGGCGACGGGTTCGAGGACCGAACCCTGATAAGCTTCGATCTCGCCTGGACCAGGGCGGTGGTCAACCTCAAGATCTTCGACCGGCTGGGACGGCCGGTGAAGACCCTGGCCGAACAAAGGGAGTTCGGTAACAGCGGCTCGCTGGTCTGGGACGGCCGGGACGGCGGGGGGCGGATCTGCCCGATAGGGGTTTACATCGTCCTGCTGGAGGCCCGGGACGCCAACGGCTCGGGGTCGGTAAAGAAAAAGCAGACGCTGGTCCTGGCCCAAAAACTATGAACTTGTCCGTTCCTACGTTACTCCTTTAATACACTATTTTAGGTATAGCATGATCCAAGTATACACCGGCAACGGCAAAGGCAAGACCACTGCGGCCCTGGGGCTGGCCATGCGGGCCTCCGGGCGGAAGAAAAAGATATTGATGATCCAGTTCATGAAGGGCAAGGTCAACTACGGGGAACTGAGATCAGCCAGACTGCTGCCCGGCTTCACTATCAAACAGTTCGGGCGGCCCAGCTTCGTGGACAAGAAGAACCCGGCCCCGGCCGACATCAAGGGGGCGCAGGAAGCGCTGGACTTCGCGGCCAAGGCCATCGGCTCCAGGAAACACGACATCATCATCCTGGACGAGCTGAACGTGGCCCTGGACTTCAACCTGGCGCCGCTGGATGAGGTGTTGGCGCTGGTCTCCAAAATACCGAAGAACTTGGAATTAGTGATCACCGGGCGCCATGCCCCCAAGGCTCTGATAAGACTGGCCGACCTGGTTTCGGAGGTCAAAGAGATCAAGCACTATTACCAGCAAGGGGCGCAGGCGAGGAAGGGGATCGAATTTTAAAATTAAAAATTAAGAAATGCAACCCTTCGGCAATCTCAGGGCAAGAATGCAAAATGCAGAATAATCCCAAAAATAAAAGTTCAAATATAAAACACAAAACAACGACAGGAAATATTTTACTTTCAAGGGTCAAGGGCAAAACTATAAGGAAGCCAGAAATTACAGGAAATTCTTATCCGCAGATTAACGCAGATGGTAACCATTAATTTTATAAACGATTTGAATTGATATTGGAAAATCTGTGTAAATCTGTGTAATCTGCGGATGTATCCGTCCTATTAAGGTAAAACAAAAATCAGCACATATAATCAAGGAGCTTCATGGAAGGTCTGATCAAAAAAGCGCTGGGCAAGGGCCAGGCCGATTACCTGGAGATACGGCTGGAGGAGAAAACCATCACCGGCGTCACCTATGCCGGGAAGGAACTGGACAGCGTGGGGGCCAACGCCGTCAAGGGCGGAAACGTCCGGGCCCTGTACAAGGGCGGCTGGGGCTTCGTCTCCTTCAACTCGTTGGACGAACTGGATGCCAAGGTGGCCCAAGCTTGTCGGGCGGCCAGATTAGTGGGCAAAGGCAAAAGCAAACTGGCCAAGGTCCCCAAAGTGACGGCCGTCATCAAGGTCAACTTAAAGGACGATCCCCGGAAGATACCGCTGGACCAGAAGGTGAAGCTGGCCAAAAAGTACAACGGCATCATCACCGACTCCAAGGGCATCATCAGCTCCAGCGTCCGCTACGAGGATGTCTTCAAAAAACAGACCTTCGCCAACACCGAGGGCACCTTCATCACCGAGGAACGGATGTACTGCGGGGCGGCCTTCGCCGCGGTGGCCAAGGACGGAGCCAACGTCCAGCGGGCTCACGACACGGTGGGCGGCACCGGAGGCTACCATACCGTGCTGAAGCTGGAATCAAAAGCGGAAGCAACAGTCAAGGACGCCCGGGATCTTCTCAAGGCCGAGAAGGTCTCCTCCGGCAAATACACGGTGGTGATGGACCCCAAGATGTGCGGGGTGTTCGCCCACGAGGCTTTTGGCCACCTGTCCGAGGCCGACTTCATTTCCGAAAACTCCAAGCTGAAAAAGATGATGACATTAGGAATAAAGTTCGGGGTCGGCGCCCTGTCCATCTTAGACGACGCCACCATCAGGGGCCAGCGGGGGCATTACTGCTACGACGAGGAGGGGGTGGCTGCACAAAAGAATTATCTGATCAAGAACGGGATTTTAGTAGGGAGGCTCCATTCCCGCCAGACCGCGGGGAGGATGAACGAGAAGGCTTCAGGCAGCGCCCGGGCCATCAGCTACCAGTTCAAGCCCATTGTGCGGATGGGCTGCACCTATATCGAGCCCCGGGACTGCAGCTTCCAGAAAATGATCGGCGAGATCAAAAACGGGCTGTACGTAGTCTCGGCCTTAGGGGGCATGACCGAGCTGGAGATGTTCACCTTCTCGGCCATGAAGGCCTATCTGATCAAGAACGGCAAGCTGGGCCCGATGGTCCGGGACGTCATCTTAACCGGCAACGTCTTTGAGACCCTGAAGAACATCGACGCCATCGGCGACGACCTGGAGCTGCACGGGGGCCTGGGGGGCTGCGGCAAGGACGGGCAGATGCCGCTGCCGGTCTCGGACGGCGGCCCGCACATCAGGGTCAAAGACGTAGTGGTGGGAGGGAAATGAAGATGAATAAGATAATAAACCAAATATTGGACCTGGCCAAAAAGAAGGCCGAAGCGGCTGAGGTCATCTTAGTAGAAGGGAAAGAGAGCCCGGTGGAGTTCCGCTCAGGCAAACTGCATTCGGTGGAACACAAGGAGATCAAAGGGGCCGGGCTGCGGGTGGTCAGGCACGGCCGGATAGGTTTTTCCTCCACCACCGACTTCGACAAACTTCCGGCATTAGTGGACCATGCGGCAGCGGGCGCAGCCTTCGGCCAGCAGGCCGTGTTCAATTTTCCGGCGGGATGCAAACCGGCCGGAGTGAAGACCGTCGATCCTCAATTGGAAAAATTCACCCCCGCCCAGGCGGTGGCCGAGGGACAAAAAGCCTTGGGAATACTGGCCCAAAAGGCCCCGGCCCTGAAATGCGATATTGGCCTGAACAAGAAATTCTATCATGTTTCACTGGCCAACAGCCGTGGGTTCTGCGGGGAGTACGACAAGACCTCGTTCAGCTATGGCCTAAGCGGGGTGACCATAATCAACGGCAGCCTGACCTTCATCGAACAGGAGCGACGGAGGGGGAAACTGGACCTGGCCACGTCTGAGATGACCGCCAAAATGGTCCGGATGTATCAAGACGCCAAAAAAACGGCTAAGCTGGCTGCCGGGAAAATGCCGGTGCTGTTCACCCCCGAAGCCATGAGCCTTTTATGGATGTCCATAGCCCTGGGGGTCAACGGCAAGGCGGAGCAGAAGAAGACCACGCCGCTGCTGGGCCGGCTGGGCGAGAAGATGCTGGATCCCCGGATCACCGTCAGCGACGATCCGCTGCTGCCTTACGGCCTGGCCTCGGCTCCGTTCGACGACGAGGGGGTCTGCGGGGCCAAGCTGGACCTGTTCCATCAGGGCGGGTTCAAAAATTTCATTTACGACCTGCAGACTGCGGGGATCCTGGGCAAAAGGTCCACCGGGCACGGCAGACGCTCCTTCGGCGCCCAGCCTTCGCCCCAGGTCAGCAACCTGGTGATAGCAGGCGGAAAGACCAAGCTGGCCCAGATGATCAGGAACATGGACTCGGGCCTGATCGTCTACGATCTTTTAGGCGCCGGGCAGAGCAACATCATGGCCGGGGATTTCTCGGTCAACATCGGGCTGGGTTACAAGGTGGAGCAGGGGAAGATCGTGGGCCGGGTCAAGGACGCCATGATCGCGGGCAACGTCTACGATCTTTTGAAGAACAAGGTACTGGAGATCTCGTCCGAGACCGAAGCCATGGGGAGTTACGGCATTTCAACCAATACCCCGGCCATGCTGTTCGACGGGATGAACGTGGCGGCCAAGTAATAATAAATCAGAACACCGGAAATGCTTTAATTGTAATTTGCGGGGGCTTTGTTGCGCAAATATGGATATGAAATTTATCGCTGATTTGTCTGTGGCTGAAGAAATCGCCAAATATACGAAGACAGAGGGACCAAAGGATGAGGCAGTAAAGCCCATCCAAGCCCCGGTATTGGCCGAAGAACACACGCCCATTTACACTATGCACCGTTATTTCGCCAGAAGGCCGCACAATGTATTTTCGTATCTTATCAAGCATTACACCAAGCCGGGCGATATCATCCTTGATCCATTCTGCGGCGGCGGAGTGACCGTGGTGGAAGGCTTAAAGCTGCGGCGAAAAGTTGTGGGTGTTGATTTAAACCCCATGGCCACATTTATTACCAAAATGGAAGTAATGCCGGTTGATTTGGATTTACTGGAAGAAGGGTTTAAAAAAGTTGCAACTGCGGCAAAAGAAGACATTCTGGAGTTATACCGAACGGTCTGCCCCAAATGCCGCAGTAAAGAAGCGATTGCCGAATGGTATGAATGGAGCAACGTTTTTATCTGCGGAGGCTGCCATAAACCCATAGTTTTGGCGCAGGCTAAAAAGAAAAGCGCCGGCCGTTATTTGTGCGCCACCCCCAAATGTAACAGTGTTATTGTTCCATCGGCATGCGATAAAACCGAAGATGAATTGATAACCGCAAAATACCATTGCCATTGCGGTAAAACCGGCGAGAAACCGGCGGACGAGTTTGATAAAAGGCTATATCGGAAGATAGAGAAATCGTTTGAGGAAACGGTTCGGAAAGAAAAACTAAAATATCCCAAAGACAAATTCCCGGACGGCGATAGGCAAAGAGATGACGCGCTTTACCAAAAAGGCATAACCCACTTTTACAAATTATTCACAAAAAGAAATTTACTGGCCAATGCCAGGTTGAAGAAGGCTATTGAAAAAGTTGGTTTAGAAAGTAATGAAAAAGATATTTTAATTTTTTCGTTCAGCGCCGCCTTATCATGGACCTCTATTTTAACAAGCGATACCGGCCATGGCTGGCAACACCATGCGTATTGGTTGCCAAATATATCGTATGAGCTTAATGTGTGGGAAATGTTCGTCCAGCGTTTAAAAGGCGGCAATAATACTGTTTATAGGGGGAAGAAGTCGTCGCAGGAAACAATAGGCCAGTATGCCGTTTTTGCGAAAAACATAAAAGAATTAAAAGAAAAGAAAAAATCTTGTTTATTGCTTACTCAATCGTCCCACAAATTGACCTTGCCGGAGGGTGTAGTTGATATTGTAATAACCGACCCGCCATTTGGCGGAAATGTTCAATATTCCGAATTATGTGATTTTTGGGCCGTTTGGCTTAAAGATGAACTCGGACTAAAAGGTGTAATTGACAATGCTGATGAGGCGATTCAAACGCGTCATTCCGGTTTTGAGGCCACCAAAACGGCAGAGCATTACGAAAATATGCTGTACAAGGTGTTTAAGGAATGCCATCGTGTTTTAAGGCCGAAAGGTTGGATGGTGATGACATTTCACAACCGGGAAGTAGGGGTCTGGATGAGTTTGCAAAGGGCCGCAGTTAGGGCTGGTTTTAAATTGCCGGATGCCGGATTTGATAAAACCAGGGGAATGATTTATCAGCCTCCCATAGAACACTATACGCCTACTCTGCATTTACGAGCGCCTGGCTCAATGCTGGGCGATTTTATTCTTAGTTTCCAACGGCAGGAAGAGTTGCCGGAAATTGACAATATAAAAGACACTTTAACATCTGCCGAAGAAAAAGATTTTCGCAACAAGGTTGAGGAGTTGATTGAGTTCCACGGCGGCGCTGACGAGAGCCTCTTAATGACGGGTTTAATCCCCTATCTTAATGAAAAAGGGCTTTTACACCGTTTGGCTAATTTTGATCTGCGCACTTTTTTAAACGGCCACTTTGTGTACCATAAAGATAAAAAATGGTATAAAAAGGAGATGGTTGACAGGGCTACCCAATCTTTAAAGCCCATGGACGCCATCCCGGCCGAACTTTTGACCGAGGGGCTTATCACCAGCTTTTTGCGAGAAAAGAAAATAGCCAGCCTTGACGACATATTGGTTAATATCTATTCAACTTTAGTTAACAGCCACAGGCCGGGCATTCAGGCCATCAATGAAATATTGGACAAGTTTTGCGATCCGGTACAGTTAAAACGCGGAGAAAAAAGGAAAGGCAACCGCTACCGGCTTAAATCAGAATTGCCGGCCAGCACCGAAATAAAAACCGTGGAGGCTAAAATACAAACCACCATATTCGGCGATGACGAAATAACGGCCAATATCGGGCATAATGACGCCATTGCTTTTCTGGCAAAATATGCCGCCCGGTTGGGTTATGATATACATGTTGGCGAGACGGAACAAAGGAAACTGCCTAATTTCAGGGACATATCGCATCAAATGCTTTCGGCGGTGGACTATGGGATAAACCCCAAGGCTTTTGATATTATAAAGGAAATTGACTTATTATGGATGAAAGGGAAGAAAATTATTGCCGCTTTTGAGGTAGCCACATCCATTGATACCGCGGATAAAGCGATAAACGTTCGTTATAGAAATTTATTCGCTTCAATGCCTGGTCTGGAAATAAAAACATTTGTCATTGTCCGGGACAAGGATTATAAAAAAGCGGAAGAAAAACTTTATACGCCGGTAAATTTACAAGATGGTATTTGCGATAAAATAAAAATCATTAAGATAAGCGAGATGACTTTTGAAAACATAGAAAAGAAGGTGTAATATTGTTTTATAGGTAAGCAGGGAAGGACAAAGAAAAAGCTGATGGCATTTGCCATCAGCTTTTTACATACTTGCCGGTTTTGTATCACACCTCTTGTCTCTCCAGCGCCTTCAGCCCCACTCTCAACGGCAAATAAATAGCCACGGCCGAAAGCAATCCAAAAATTCCCAGGGCCGTCAAAAGGGCGCCGCTGTAGCTTAAATTACTTTTCCATAAATTGGCGGCGTATAAATAGGCCGGCCAGGCCAGCACCACCACCGAGAGCCCCACGTAACCCAGTCCGGCCAAAGCGGCCAGCAGGCCGCCCAGCCCCGAGGCAATGCGGCTGGGATTGCGTTCCTTGAAGTCGGGGAAGATGGCCCCCAGGCCCAGCGCCAGGCTGGTGATGGCCAGGCACATCAGGCCCAAAGACAGGTGGCTCAACAATCTCATTTGGGGCAGGGTGTTCAGTATCCGGTTGGAGAGTAAACTCAAAGTTTCGGTCAGGAGCAGGGCCACCGCCAGGTTCAGGGCCGATTTCTCCATCAGCAGTCTTTTGGCCGAGACCGGGGCCGAGCGCATCAGCCACATCATGGGGCCTTCCAAACTGATCACCGGAAATACGAACCGCACCGAGAGGGTGGCCAAAATGTACCCGGCAAAGGCGAAGTTCAAAAAGGCGATGGCCACCTTCCAGACCGGGAAGGTAAACAACAGGGGATAGGTCCTTAAGCCACCCAGGTAGATCACTAAAAGCGACAGGAAGATCAGGCCCTGGGCCCACTGGCCGGGGTCGCGCAGGAAGAGCAGAGCATCCTTGGCCGCGATGGGCAGAAGGCCGGCCAGCCGGGAGGCCGGTCCGAAGCTTTTAGTAAATCCCCGGTCCGGCGAAGTATTGACCCGCCCGGTCAACGCGTGGTAATAGACCTTGCCCGCCAGCCAGGAACACAAAGCCCCCCAGAAGACGGCGGTGATAAGAAGCAGCCAGGCCATCTTCAACGCTTCTCCTAAAGCCGCGGGGAGCGGCGCCAGCACCAGCCGGGCCAGCCATGTTCCGGGCAGCAGCGGTGATCCCACCAACGCCAGCTGGGACAGGTAATGCTCCAGCTCGGGCATGGTGTCTATCTGGGCGATCACCATCCCCTTGGGCTGGCCGAACAGGAAGAAGGCCCAAGCCGCTAAAGCCAGGAACAATAATAAAAACCCCAGCAACTGACGCAGGCCCAGGCGGGGAAATATTTTTATCAGAACCAGCAGCGCCGCCATCGCCAGGAAGGCCGGCAGCAGGGTGAAGACCAGCAGGGCGGCCAGATAAAGCAGAAAGTGGAGCAGGTTCTGGTGCCGGGCCGCGGTCAAGGCCGCCAAAAGGGGCAGGCCCAGTATCAAAGTGGCCCAGGTGCTGAAGAAGAAGTTCTGCAGGAAGCGGTAGCCGAAAAGCTTTGACGGCTCCATGGGCGTGGCCAGCAGGTAGTCCACCTCCGGGGAATAGTACAGGGTGGAGAGCGAGGTGATCAGGTTGCTTAAAAAAAGCATCAGAAAGAAGGTCAGGAAGGAAGTGGACAACAGCCGGAACAGCAGGGGCCGCCCGATGTCTTCCAGGGCCAGCAAGTAAGCGAAGATCTTATAGAACAAAAAATACCCGCCCACCAGGAACACGGCCACGGCGAACAGGTAGGACGAAAGCTGCAGCAGGCGGCCCCGGCGCGGGGCGAAGATCTGCGAGGCCGAGGCCCGGAATAAGGTAGTTATAAGATGGAGAGGTAATGACATCTGGCTGAAAATCCTAAAATTTTAAACAATTTCAAAACTGTAAAAACTGGGAATTTGGAAATTCGGAATTTGGTAAT
The DNA window shown above is from candidate division TA06 bacterium and carries:
- a CDS encoding lamin tail domain-containing protein, with protein sequence MKKQLTMTERLSISGWWLLAAVFFIFSTARAGVVINEFCYYLDPAGDTGKEWVELYNPDSIAQGLSGYDIYPGRSPHYIIPQGFVLPGRSFAVLYLRLAGVNTVSDLYEGTAPTGNMPNVKGSLAIFSDSTRDSIIDFVQYGAAGQTYEATAGNAGIWTRGNFVDTVTCTWSLGLGSDGVDNDTSADWSKFAKPTPGYTNSPQAYDIALSTPFTTPLEITAGNTFTVSALVKNQGTNTARNVSLTFYQDANGDSICQSGETVFHREQWDSLSSERVCSFTHNAQAEGAYQLMAMVLSDSESVLENNHQLFSYLAGSPLVINEIMYDPYAGMPEWVELYNRSGSAIDVWNWTLEDATVSPQNITTVHQTVFPGAFLLLAQDTIYLGGTCPRIKVNGWPSLNNDADIVCLRDQRGAAVDRVQYQSSWGGGDGKSLERINPFLLSQDAAGWDGCVVSSGSTPGAQNSIYIEKLESSANLSISPNPFSPDGDGFEDRTLISFDLAWTRAVVNLKIFDRLGRPVKTLAEQREFGNSGSLVWDGRDGGGRICPIGVYIVLLEARDANGSGSVKKKQTLVLAQKL
- a CDS encoding cob(I)yrinic acid a,c-diamide adenosyltransferase, which codes for MIQVYTGNGKGKTTAALGLAMRASGRKKKILMIQFMKGKVNYGELRSARLLPGFTIKQFGRPSFVDKKNPAPADIKGAQEALDFAAKAIGSRKHDIIILDELNVALDFNLAPLDEVLALVSKIPKNLELVITGRHAPKALIRLADLVSEVKEIKHYYQQGAQARKGIEF
- a CDS encoding TldD/PmbA family protein; this encodes MEGLIKKALGKGQADYLEIRLEEKTITGVTYAGKELDSVGANAVKGGNVRALYKGGWGFVSFNSLDELDAKVAQACRAARLVGKGKSKLAKVPKVTAVIKVNLKDDPRKIPLDQKVKLAKKYNGIITDSKGIISSSVRYEDVFKKQTFANTEGTFITEERMYCGAAFAAVAKDGANVQRAHDTVGGTGGYHTVLKLESKAEATVKDARDLLKAEKVSSGKYTVVMDPKMCGVFAHEAFGHLSEADFISENSKLKKMMTLGIKFGVGALSILDDATIRGQRGHYCYDEEGVAAQKNYLIKNGILVGRLHSRQTAGRMNEKASGSARAISYQFKPIVRMGCTYIEPRDCSFQKMIGEIKNGLYVVSALGGMTELEMFTFSAMKAYLIKNGKLGPMVRDVILTGNVFETLKNIDAIGDDLELHGGLGGCGKDGQMPLPVSDGGPHIRVKDVVVGGK
- a CDS encoding TldD/PmbA family protein; its protein translation is MNKIINQILDLAKKKAEAAEVILVEGKESPVEFRSGKLHSVEHKEIKGAGLRVVRHGRIGFSSTTDFDKLPALVDHAAAGAAFGQQAVFNFPAGCKPAGVKTVDPQLEKFTPAQAVAEGQKALGILAQKAPALKCDIGLNKKFYHVSLANSRGFCGEYDKTSFSYGLSGVTIINGSLTFIEQERRRGKLDLATSEMTAKMVRMYQDAKKTAKLAAGKMPVLFTPEAMSLLWMSIALGVNGKAEQKKTTPLLGRLGEKMLDPRITVSDDPLLPYGLASAPFDDEGVCGAKLDLFHQGGFKNFIYDLQTAGILGKRSTGHGRRSFGAQPSPQVSNLVIAGGKTKLAQMIRNMDSGLIVYDLLGAGQSNIMAGDFSVNIGLGYKVEQGKIVGRVKDAMIAGNVYDLLKNKVLEISSETEAMGSYGISTNTPAMLFDGMNVAAK